ATTCCTCGTTTTGGCGGATGCCGTCGCCATCCAGGCGATCGCTTTCGACAAGACCGCGGCGACCAATTGGAAGGTCGCGTGGCATCAAGATTTGATGTTCCCATTCGCACGGCGCGTCACGGCGCCAGGCTACGACTTGCCAACGGTGAAGGACGGCATCGACCACGCGCGGCCACCGTGCGAAGTGCTCGAGAATCTCCTCGCGGTGCGTCTGCATCTTGATCACTGCGGCGAGTGCAACGGACCGCTCCGCGTCTCGCCCGGAAGTCATCGCGCCGGAGTCCTTCGCGGCGCCGACATTTTGAGTCGGGTGGCCGCGTGCGGCCAGATCACTTGTGTGGCCAGGCGGGGAGAGGCGCTGCTTATGAAACCCCTCACACTCCATGCGTCCTCGCAGGCGACGGAACCCGGCCATCGCCGCGTGCTTCACTTCGTGTGCTACTGCGGTCCGGTCACAGCGGAGCCCTGGCATCGGGCGATCGGGATCAATTGATCGTCATCGCCGTTTGGCAACGGCTTCTATTTGGACTTTGGCAGCAACCGCTTGAACCAAAGCGGGAGAGGAGATTCCAGTTGAACCGCCTTGCCGGCTTCAAACCGGGCAAGCTGTCGATACGGGGCGCGCAGGCCGCTGTTGTCGTAGACCAACACATGCTCCAAGGAATCGATGGCGCGTTTGAGATTTTCGAGCGTGCGCGGAAACCGGCTTTTGATTTTGTCGGTCGGCACATCGTGACCACCTTGCGACACACGCATGGCGACTCGCGTGTCGGAGATTCTAGCATCGGACAGGCCGATAAAGCACATCACGACGGTATGCCCTTTCGCCTGCCAGCGAGCCATGCTCGCTACCTTCTCTCCGACTGGATCCGAGAGCACCGTTTCAAAGACAAAGCTCTCTCCTCGCACGATTAATTCCTCTCGAATCCTTGCGGCGATTTTTGCTGCCGCATAGGCGTCGATCTCGAGTTCTCGAGAGATCTCGTCGGCGTTGACGAAACGCAGTCCCGCCGGAGCAAGGAATGCCTCGTAGAATGTGGACTTTCCCGCGCCGTTGGAGCCGCAAAGCGCGACGACGATGGGACGACCTTCTGGCAGCGCGATCACTTCGCCGGCACGAATTGCCGATTTACAAAGCGTCCACGTGTCTTGCGCCCTTTCGCATCAGTCCGAATAAGCACGCCTGCATCCTTGGGATCGGGCTCGTAGTGCGGATAAGGCCGATCCACGAGAACCTGCTTGAGGCGCTTTTGGCCGGCACGCGTGGATACTGCAGAGAGGCAATCGCCGAGCGACTGGGCGGCACTCTTCTTCCGAAGCCGCAGCACATCGTCAAAGCGCAGAAGCGGCTCGATGGCTTTGCCCAACCCCGCCCAAAATTCGATCTGGCTCGCGATCGAGCGCTCCGCAATCTCCGAACTCAAGCGAGCGTCGAGAATCAGAGCATCGGAGAGTTTGACGGGTTGTCCCATAAATGAATTGGTAGCATTATGCTACCCGGAGGTCAACCGGCCCGAACCCAGAGCGGCTGAACACGCGTGTCTGCCTCGGGCATCTCCTTCTTCTCTCTTCGAGCCAGGTGTCCCTGGCTCTCGTCGAAAACCAAAAAAGCTTTGTGTTGATTGTCCTCCGATAGAAGACGGCGCGATCGGCCAGGTGCGTGCGAGGCTTCGCGCATGCAGTTTAAACAACTCGAGAGATCACGACCCGAGAGTTTGGCTTTTGGTGCTGGAGTTGATCGCACAGACCTCGCCAACGCGATCCTCGTCGCTTCTCATACAGTCGAAAGTCGTAACTTACTCTGTCGCTCGTCTACCGGGAACGCTCTTACGCTCCCCAAAATACCCCTTGTCCCGGCGGAAATGCCGCCGGAAAACCTTTTCAGCCATGATCTATCTACCGTCCATCCGCTGCCGGAATTCCTTCCGGGAGCGCGGCAAGTGCCAACCCTCGATCGCTCGCAGCATCGGGGACGCGCTGCCGCGTTCTGCAGTGACCATGCATTGCGGCGTCAGGAATGCTGACAGGGCCTCACGTCACGATATTGAAGCTGCGCACTTGGGGACGTTACTGGTTCTCCGCCGCTGTCGATGTCGACCACACGATCACGCATAAGCCGTGACAGACAACTGGCCGGCGTGGATGCCCGCGAGGCCAAACGCCGCTGGGAAAAGAACCTTCCGGTGACCCTCAAGCAGATGGCCGCCGCGCTGGAGCTGGGCTACACGGTCGTCCGTGGCTGGGCGCGCATGCCCGGGTTCCCGATGCTCAAAGGATTGCTCTTCCCGAGGATGTTCGAGCGGTGGCTCGAATCTAGTTTTTCTCAAAACTCCGGAACAGCGCCGGCGCTTCCCGCACATCGTCCGCTCCAAGCCGTTGATAAAACCAGTGAATCGTCGTGCTCGCATGGTTCACGAGGCGCATTGCCGAAGCTGGCGGCACGCATTTATGAACTGGCCGGGTTACGAAGGTGACGCGCGGGCGAAGAGGAAAGGGTAGCCCTTGGTCCGTTTGATTGACGATCGACCTTGAGGTCTTGCTCATCCCGCCGGCAGACGAAAGTAAGTCTGGATGGCTGCGCGCAGGCTGGCTGGCTGGAGATTCGCGCCGAACATAGCTTCCAGAGAGGCGATGATGGCTGGCCATTCCGCAGAGCCCAGGGAAAAGGATTCGAGAAAGCTCGTGAGGTCGGCAGCAACGGATGCGGCCAACTCCGGTCCTGTCCCACCTGGGAGAGTGGCCGCGAGGCGGAAGACATCTGCGCGGTGCTTTTTGATATTTTGCGAATCAACCTGTTCTCCCGCCTCCCTGGCCTTCGTTAAATTGAGCCAGGCATGAGCCTTCAGGGGAATGAGTGAGGTGGCATTGGCGACCCACAAACCGTCACGCTCGTCGTGATGGGCTCGGATGAGGTCGAAATAGACGTCATCCAGCAAGATGGCGGAGAGACTATGGCGCCCCAAGCCAGCGTTAACGGAGATGTATTTTTGTCCGTCACTCAGCTCGATCCCTTCCGGCTTCCTGCCGCTCAACTCAAGTTTGGCAGGGAAGCCTTCTCGAGCGGGATTGGCAAAGCGGTAGAGGATGGGAACACCATCGCTGCGCTCGCTGATTTCATATCCGCCCTCTGTCACAAAGGCCCGCATGGCGGCAAT
This is a stretch of genomic DNA from Chthoniobacterales bacterium. It encodes these proteins:
- a CDS encoding phytanoyl-CoA dioxygenase family protein, with amino-acid sequence MTTASLAQLEEEGWDLVPAQLSDANLDALRDSVFVADAAGARCLLDHPLVAETARILLRQLAAKFLVLADAVAIQAIAFDKTAATNWKVAWHQDLMFPFARRVTAPGYDLPTVKDGIDHARPPCEVLENLLAVRLHLDHCGECNGPLRVSPGSHRAGVLRGADILSRVAACGQITCVARRGEALLMKPLTLHASSQATEPGHRRVLHFVCYCGPVTAEPWHRAIGIN
- a CDS encoding zeta toxin family protein; the encoded protein is MIALPEGRPIVVALCGSNGAGKSTFYEAFLAPAGLRFVNADEISRELEIDAYAAAKIAARIREELIVRGESFVFETVLSDPVGEKVASMARWQAKGHTVVMCFIGLSDARISDTRVAMRVSQGGHDVPTDKIKSRFPRTLENLKRAIDSLEHVLVYDNSGLRAPYRQLARFEAGKAVQLESPLPLWFKRLLPKSK